One Paramisgurnus dabryanus chromosome 9, PD_genome_1.1, whole genome shotgun sequence DNA segment encodes these proteins:
- the lhb gene encoding lutropin subunit beta, translating into MSVVQNYTLILLFCLIVMLVSAQSSFLPSCEPVNETVAVEKEGCPKCLVFQTTICSGHCLTKEPVYKSPFSTVYQHVCTYRDVRYETIRLPGCPPGVDPHITYPVALSCDCSLCTMDTSDCTIESLQPDFCMSQREDVLVY; encoded by the exons atgtcagttgttcaaaactaCACCCTCAtccttttattttgtttaattgtcATGCTAGTTTCTGCTCAAAGCTCTTTTCTTCCATCTTGTGAACCAGTTAATGAGACTGTGGCTGTGGAAAAGGAGGGCTGTCCAAAATGCCTGGTGTTTCAGACCACCATCTGTAGTGGCCACTGTCTAACAAAG GAGCCTGTATACAAAAGCCCATTTTCCACTGTCTATCAGCATGTCTGCACCTACCGGGATGTACGTTATGAAACCATCCGCTTGCCAGGTTGTCCTCCAGGAGTGGACCCCCATATCACCTACCCGGTGGCTCTTAGCTGCGATTGCAGCCTCTGCACCATGGACACATCTGATTGCACAATTGAGAGCCTACAGCCTGATTTTTGCATGTCTCAGAGAGAAGATGTTCTTGTATATTAG